One genomic segment of Candidatus Eisenbacteria bacterium includes these proteins:
- the aroA gene encoding 3-phosphoshikimate 1-carboxyvinyltransferase gives MSRATTRPGRPLRGACDAPGDKSITQRAILLGALAAGETRIVGANAGADALAALGIVRALGIKASASKPGDWRIRGGELRESDRVLDARNSGTALRLSMGLLSAQPFLSILTGDSSLRNRPVARVIEPLRALSADLAARGGDRLPPVVVRGRRLKGATVRTPVASAQVKSAVLLAAIQAEGETVVEESAPTRDHTERMLPLFGCPVAREGAAARVEGRAPLRGAEIRVPGDASAAAFLLAAAALVPGSDLTVRDVGVNPTRRAFLDLLARAGARIELGNERLFGEEPVADVRIRPGALAAFRISGPEAGPLIDELPLVAVLAAFAKGESVIRGAEELRVKESDRIAAVTAGLRAIGVEVEEREDGWTIAGRQSARGGIVDARSDHRIAMAFLIAGLRAKQGVTVDGAESIRVSDPGFLARVRGLAR, from the coding sequence GTGAGCCGCGCGACCACCCGGCCAGGACGGCCTCTTCGCGGCGCGTGCGACGCACCCGGTGACAAATCGATCACCCAGCGGGCGATCCTTCTTGGCGCCCTGGCGGCCGGGGAAACGCGGATCGTGGGCGCGAACGCGGGCGCGGACGCGCTGGCGGCGCTCGGGATCGTCCGGGCGCTCGGCATCAAGGCGAGCGCGTCGAAGCCAGGCGACTGGCGGATCCGCGGCGGCGAGCTTCGGGAGAGCGACCGCGTCCTCGACGCCCGAAACTCGGGCACGGCGCTCCGTCTCTCGATGGGGCTCCTCTCCGCGCAACCCTTCCTATCCATCCTGACCGGGGACAGTTCCCTTCGGAATCGTCCCGTGGCGCGGGTGATCGAGCCGCTGCGAGCCCTGAGCGCGGACCTCGCCGCAAGGGGCGGGGACCGGCTCCCGCCGGTGGTGGTCCGGGGCCGCCGTCTCAAAGGCGCGACCGTCCGGACCCCGGTCGCGAGCGCCCAGGTGAAGAGCGCGGTTCTCCTCGCCGCGATCCAGGCGGAGGGAGAGACCGTCGTGGAAGAGTCCGCGCCCACGAGGGACCACACCGAGAGGATGCTCCCTTTGTTCGGCTGCCCGGTCGCGCGGGAGGGCGCGGCCGCCCGCGTCGAGGGCCGAGCCCCGCTTCGCGGCGCCGAAATCCGCGTGCCGGGAGACGCGTCCGCGGCGGCGTTCCTGCTCGCCGCAGCGGCGCTGGTGCCCGGTTCCGACCTCACGGTGCGGGACGTGGGGGTGAACCCGACCCGCCGCGCGTTCCTCGACCTTCTGGCGCGCGCGGGCGCGCGGATCGAATTGGGGAACGAGCGCCTGTTCGGGGAGGAACCGGTCGCGGACGTCCGGATACGGCCGGGCGCCCTCGCGGCGTTCCGGATCTCGGGGCCCGAGGCGGGACCGCTCATCGACGAGCTTCCGCTGGTCGCGGTGCTCGCGGCGTTCGCTAAGGGAGAGAGCGTCATACGCGGCGCCGAGGAGCTCCGCGTGAAGGAGTCGGATCGGATCGCCGCCGTCACGGCGGGGCTCCGCGCGATCGGGGTGGAGGTGGAAGAGCGCGAGGACGGGTGGACGATCGCGGGGCGGCAATCCGCGCGGGGTGGGATCGTGGATGCGCGGAGCGATCACCGGATCGCCATGGCATTCCTGATCGCCGGGCTCCGGGCCAAGCAGGGCGTCACGGTGGACGGCGCCGAATCGATACGCGTTTCCGATCCCGGCTTCCTCGCCCGGGTCCGGGGGCTCGCGCGTTGA
- a CDS encoding rRNA pseudouridine synthase, with the protein MRLNHFLALAAGGSRREADRWIQEGRVRINGAPPESIGISVEPEKDRVTLDGSRVELPKERRYIAYHKPRGLLVSRRSQGGRRTIFEVLGASIRGLHAVGRLDVESEGLILLTDDGALSEALLHPRTALLRRYRVWVRPVPDPKMLRLLSRGTTVEGVPVKPERVTHEGADRGLGVLVIDLAEGKKREVRVMAKAVGLDVARLVRIQFGPVRLEPLAQGAIRPLTRTEIDALRRDAFPGPASGARLR; encoded by the coding sequence AGGAGGGTCGGGTTCGGATCAACGGCGCGCCCCCCGAGAGCATCGGGATTTCCGTGGAGCCCGAGAAGGACCGGGTGACGCTCGACGGTTCCAGGGTCGAGCTGCCGAAAGAGCGCCGCTACATCGCCTACCACAAACCGCGCGGCCTGCTCGTGAGCCGCCGGAGCCAGGGCGGCCGCCGGACTATCTTCGAGGTGCTCGGGGCCTCAATCCGCGGACTCCACGCGGTGGGAAGGCTCGACGTGGAATCCGAAGGGCTCATTCTCCTCACCGACGACGGGGCGCTCTCGGAGGCGCTCCTCCATCCGCGGACCGCGCTCCTGCGCCGCTACCGGGTCTGGGTCCGTCCGGTTCCCGATCCGAAGATGCTCCGGCTCCTGTCGAGGGGCACTACGGTCGAGGGGGTGCCCGTGAAACCGGAGCGCGTCACCCACGAGGGCGCGGACCGAGGGCTAGGCGTTCTCGTGATCGATCTGGCGGAGGGGAAGAAGCGCGAGGTGCGGGTCATGGCGAAGGCGGTCGGCCTGGACGTGGCCCGATTAGTCCGGATCCAGTTCGGTCCCGTCCGACTCGAGCCCCTGGCCCAGGGCGCCATTCGCCCCCTTACGCGGACAGAGATCGACGCGCTGCGGCGGGATGCCTTTCCCGGCCCAGCGTCCGGTGCTAGACTGCGCTGA
- a CDS encoding histidinol-phosphate transaminase, with protein sequence MAFPAVETIRPEVRSLQPYVPGKPIEELERELGIAGAIKLASNENPLGPSPLAVAAIQAAAHGVNRYPDGSSYYLRESLSTHWNVPPDWIAVGSGSNDLIDVLCRIHLGPGDEAVMSDPSFIMFAIAVRVAGGTLVKAPGKGLFHDPEAMLAAITDRTRLVYFSNPDNPTGTIVVKRALDEYFRRVPGHVLTILDEAYFEYVTDPQYPDGLEHLRRGRRVAVLRTFSKIYALAGLRIGYGFFPASLASLVHRVRLPFNVTSIGQAAARASLTDLDQIARSRALNGEGLAYYQRELPALGIQLTPTWANFALARFPGSAVEVARTLERQGIIIRPMLPFGLSAEYARISVGLRPENERLIESLRRIL encoded by the coding sequence ATGGCCTTCCCCGCGGTCGAGACGATTCGCCCCGAAGTCCGCTCGCTCCAGCCATACGTCCCTGGGAAGCCGATCGAGGAGCTGGAGCGGGAGCTGGGGATCGCGGGCGCGATCAAGCTGGCCTCGAATGAGAATCCGCTCGGGCCGTCGCCGCTCGCGGTCGCGGCGATTCAGGCCGCGGCGCACGGGGTGAATCGCTACCCCGACGGCAGCTCGTATTACTTGCGTGAATCGCTGAGCACCCACTGGAACGTTCCGCCCGACTGGATCGCGGTCGGCTCGGGCTCGAACGATCTGATCGACGTCCTCTGCCGGATTCACTTGGGGCCGGGGGACGAGGCGGTCATGTCGGACCCCTCGTTCATCATGTTCGCGATCGCAGTGCGGGTCGCCGGCGGGACTCTGGTGAAGGCGCCGGGCAAAGGCCTCTTTCACGATCCCGAGGCGATGCTGGCCGCGATCACCGATCGAACGAGGTTGGTCTACTTTTCCAATCCCGACAATCCGACCGGCACGATCGTCGTGAAGCGCGCCCTGGATGAATACTTCCGCCGCGTTCCCGGCCACGTTCTTACGATCCTCGACGAAGCCTACTTCGAGTACGTGACCGACCCGCAGTATCCGGACGGTCTCGAGCACCTCCGGCGGGGCCGTCGCGTCGCCGTGCTCCGCACGTTCTCCAAGATCTACGCCCTGGCGGGCCTCCGCATCGGATACGGATTTTTTCCGGCGAGCCTGGCTTCGCTCGTGCACCGGGTGCGGCTCCCGTTCAACGTGACGAGCATCGGCCAGGCTGCCGCCCGCGCCAGCTTGACCGACCTGGATCAGATCGCCCGAAGCCGCGCCCTGAACGGGGAGGGCCTCGCCTACTACCAGCGCGAGCTTCCCGCGCTCGGGATCCAGCTGACCCCGACCTGGGCCAATTTCGCGCTGGCCCGATTTCCCGGCTCGGCGGTCGAGGTCGCGCGCACCCTGGAGCGCCAGGGGATCATCATCCGCCCGATGCTCCCGTTCGGCCTCTCCGCGGAGTACGCGCGGATCAGCGTCGGACTTCGCCCCGAGAACGAACGCCTCATCGAGAGCCTCCGCCGGATCTTGTGA